A section of the Clostridium omnivorum genome encodes:
- a CDS encoding flagellar assembly protein FliH, whose amino-acid sequence MQSSYRVIKNNHVQSLGNKEISTEFIKVQDKEEIEENIKNNFESYETLVNTMMENARRKSDKILSSAYQEAQFVESDSRLKAEQIMQEAYSKGYEEGKAKGYEEAYNDNFPKVQQQCQSIKQQAEDILFEAKKTYELYLEQKKHEIKDFILETVETILKQSIQNEDSLEKMIYSALEDTKNAKCFIIKCHSMYVENLNSKKDIWREQLAFKGDIFVLKDDSLEPGSAVIDKGTGKVVVSIEYALDKLKELLEGNE is encoded by the coding sequence ATGCAATCATCGTATAGAGTTATAAAAAATAACCACGTTCAAAGCTTAGGAAATAAAGAAATAAGCACAGAGTTTATAAAGGTTCAAGATAAAGAGGAAATAGAAGAAAATATAAAAAATAACTTTGAAAGCTATGAAACACTTGTTAACACAATGATGGAGAATGCAAGGAGAAAAAGTGATAAAATTCTTTCAAGTGCATATCAGGAAGCACAATTTGTGGAAAGTGACTCTAGGCTAAAAGCTGAACAAATAATGCAGGAGGCTTATAGCAAGGGTTACGAGGAAGGCAAAGCAAAAGGCTATGAAGAGGCCTACAATGATAACTTTCCGAAAGTTCAACAGCAGTGTCAGAGTATAAAACAGCAGGCCGAAGACATACTATTTGAAGCAAAAAAAACTTATGAACTTTATTTAGAGCAAAAGAAGCATGAAATTAAGGATTTTATTTTAGAAACGGTTGAAACCATCTTGAAGCAATCTATACAAAATGAGGATTCACTAGAAAAAATGATATATAGTGCACTTGAAGATACTAAAAATGCTAAGTGTTTTATTATCAAATGTCACAGCATGTATGTAGAAAATCTGAATAGTAAAAAGGACATTTGGAGAGAACAACTTGCTTTTAAAGGAGATATATTTGTGCTAAAAGATGATTCATTAGAACCAGGCTCTGCTGTAATTGACAAAGGTACAGGGAAAGTAGTAGTAAGTATTGAATATGCATTGGATAAATTAAAGGAGCTCCTTGAAGGGAATGAATAA
- the fliG gene encoding flagellar motor switch protein FliG has product MPREATKLTGVQKAAILFITLGPDAAAAIIKKLPESEIQKITYEIANISQVKSEQKQEILNEFIEINKARDYILEGGLDYARDLLSKALGLQRAKDILDMVTEATQQYRPFGIARKADAHQLLNIITNEHPQTIALVLCYLQTDKSGQILSALPDDVQAEVAYRIANMSNISPQVIKEIEKVLDNKLSSVVKSDMKVIGGVDTLVDILNQVDRTTEKNITESLEKENAELAEKVKQSMFVFEDIITLDDVSIQRVLREVETKELALALKGCSEEVANAIFRNQSKRAAASLKEDMEFLGPVRLMDVEKSQQKIVSIIRRLDEAGEIVISRGGEDAIIV; this is encoded by the coding sequence ATGCCCAGAGAAGCAACTAAATTGACTGGGGTACAAAAGGCAGCTATTCTGTTCATAACTTTGGGTCCTGATGCAGCTGCAGCTATCATCAAGAAATTGCCTGAGTCAGAAATACAAAAAATAACCTATGAAATTGCTAATATATCACAAGTAAAATCAGAACAAAAGCAAGAGATATTGAATGAATTTATAGAAATAAACAAAGCAAGGGATTATATTCTTGAAGGTGGTCTAGATTATGCTAGAGATCTTTTGAGTAAGGCACTAGGACTTCAAAGAGCAAAAGATATTCTTGATATGGTGACTGAAGCTACTCAGCAGTATAGACCATTTGGAATAGCTAGAAAAGCTGATGCACATCAGCTTTTGAATATAATAACCAATGAGCATCCACAAACCATAGCACTTGTGCTTTGTTATCTTCAAACAGATAAGTCAGGTCAAATTTTATCAGCTTTACCAGATGATGTTCAAGCAGAGGTTGCTTATAGAATTGCAAATATGAGCAATATTTCACCTCAGGTTATTAAAGAAATTGAGAAGGTATTAGACAATAAGCTATCATCAGTAGTTAAGTCTGATATGAAGGTTATTGGTGGAGTAGATACTCTTGTAGATATACTGAACCAAGTAGATAGAACTACAGAAAAGAATATTACAGAGAGTCTAGAAAAGGAAAATGCAGAACTAGCAGAAAAAGTAAAACAATCTATGTTTGTATTCGAGGACATAATTACATTAGACGATGTTTCAATACAAAGAGTTTTAAGAGAAGTAGAAACAAAGGAATTGGCTCTGGCACTAAAGGGATGCTCAGAGGAAGTTGCCAATGCTATTTTTAGAAATCAATCTAAGAGAGCAGCAGCATCACTAAAGGAAGATATGGAATTCTTAGGTCCAGTAAGACTTATGGATGTTGAAAAATCTCAGCAAAAGATTGTTAGTATCATAAGAAGATTAGATGAAGCAGGAGAAATTGTAATTTCCAGAGGTGGAGAAGATGCAATCATCGTATAG
- the fliI gene encoding flagellar protein export ATPase FliI — translation MIVIDIDFGQLRTKISESNFNYVEGIVKKVIGLTVEVEGIRAFVGEVCIIYNDRNHPISCEVVGFKEDNVILMPLGELIGIAPGCRVVPQGKPMSIQCSEQLFGKVLDGLGNPMSGEELRGGIPYSLDTQPPDPLKRRRIKEILPTGVKAIDGFLTCGEGQRIGIFAGSGVGKSTTLGMIARYAEADVNVIALIGERGREVLDFIEKDLGEEGMKKSIVVCATSDKPALVRLKGAFTATAIAEYFRDQGKKVILMMDSVTRFAMAQREVGLATGEPPATKGYTPSVFAMLPRLMERAGMSSKGSITAFYTVLVDGDDFNEPIADAVRGILDGHIVLSRALAAKNHFPAIDILSSISRLMSEVATEEHKQVASFARDLLATYKDSEDLINIGAYIKGSNKKVDMAIAYNDEIEKFLKQGMEEHVSFNEGIESLKSIFMS, via the coding sequence ATAATAGTGATTGATATAGATTTCGGACAATTGAGAACTAAAATTTCTGAGAGCAATTTTAATTATGTAGAAGGAATAGTTAAGAAAGTTATTGGGCTTACTGTGGAAGTGGAAGGTATAAGGGCTTTTGTAGGAGAGGTATGCATTATATATAATGATAGAAATCATCCTATTTCCTGTGAGGTTGTTGGTTTTAAAGAAGATAATGTAATATTGATGCCGCTAGGAGAGCTTATAGGAATTGCTCCAGGGTGTAGAGTGGTACCACAAGGAAAACCCATGAGTATTCAATGTTCTGAACAGCTTTTTGGAAAGGTTTTAGATGGCCTTGGAAATCCAATGAGTGGCGAGGAGCTAAGAGGGGGAATACCTTACTCACTTGATACTCAGCCACCTGATCCGCTTAAGAGAAGGAGAATAAAAGAAATTTTACCTACTGGGGTTAAAGCTATAGATGGTTTTTTAACTTGTGGAGAAGGACAGAGAATAGGTATATTTGCTGGTAGTGGTGTTGGAAAAAGTACTACCCTGGGTATGATTGCAAGATATGCTGAAGCAGATGTTAATGTTATTGCTCTTATTGGTGAAAGAGGAAGAGAAGTTTTGGATTTTATAGAAAAAGACCTTGGGGAAGAAGGTATGAAAAAATCCATTGTAGTGTGTGCAACTTCAGATAAGCCAGCATTAGTAAGACTAAAAGGTGCCTTTACTGCTACAGCAATTGCTGAGTACTTTAGAGATCAAGGTAAAAAAGTGATACTAATGATGGATTCAGTCACAAGATTCGCAATGGCACAAAGAGAAGTTGGACTAGCTACCGGCGAGCCACCAGCTACAAAAGGATATACACCATCAGTATTTGCTATGCTGCCAAGACTTATGGAGAGGGCAGGAATGTCTAGTAAAGGATCCATAACTGCATTTTATACTGTACTTGTTGATGGTGATGATTTTAATGAGCCAATTGCTGATGCTGTTAGAGGTATTCTAGATGGACATATAGTGCTTTCCAGAGCATTGGCTGCAAAAAACCATTTCCCTGCAATAGACATTTTAAGTAGTATCAGTAGACTTATGTCAGAGGTTGCCACCGAGGAGCATAAACAGGTAGCTTCCTTTGCCAGGGATTTATTAGCCACTTATAAGGACTCAGAGGATTTGATTAACATAGGTGCTTATATTAAAGGAAGCAATAAAAAAGTTGATATGGCAATAGCTTATAACGATGAAATAGAAAAGTTCCTAAAGCAAGGAATGGAAGAACATGTCAGTTTTAATGAAGGCATTGAATCGTTAAAAAGTATTTTTATGAGTTAG
- the fliJ gene encoding flagellar export protein FliJ, with the protein MEGYKFRLQKLLDIRLDKEEESKRNFKEAQRNKTLTEQKLLDLKEKQNKYTLGSSKETIVEQKIRRAFLDSVIRSIDEVSIDLNKKNQILEEKRVELKQKQIERKTVETLKDKQLKAFIKEQQLIEQKTNDEFALYGFIRNHEGR; encoded by the coding sequence TTGGAAGGGTATAAATTTAGATTACAAAAATTATTAGATATCAGGCTTGATAAAGAAGAAGAAAGCAAAAGAAATTTTAAGGAAGCACAAAGGAATAAAACTCTAACTGAACAAAAACTCTTAGATTTAAAGGAAAAACAAAATAAGTACACTTTAGGCAGTTCAAAAGAAACTATAGTAGAACAAAAAATAAGAAGGGCCTTTTTAGATTCAGTGATAAGGTCTATAGATGAAGTTTCCATAGATTTGAATAAAAAAAATCAAATACTTGAGGAAAAAAGAGTAGAGTTAAAGCAAAAACAGATTGAACGTAAAACAGTTGAAACATTAAAGGACAAGCAACTTAAGGCTTTTATTAAGGAGCAACAGCTCATTGAACAAAAGACTAATGATGAATTTGCCCTTTATGGTTTTATAAGAAATCATGAAGGGAGGTGA